One Methanolobus sp. WCC4 DNA segment encodes these proteins:
- a CDS encoding N-acetyltransferase, producing MLLIRKFEPSDFEEVLEIESEAFSEHNPFLYMNFYEMNSEGFLVAEYENYIVGFVVGYALSSNEGRIFSLAVRNGYRSLGIGARLMSSILAVFMTKFLQFASLEVRITNVRAQNFYRRMDFLPCWIEHGYYSDGEDGLIMKKRLTPFEPVFLDSSKGSASSMKKQAFGFPYRT from the coding sequence ATGTTACTTATCAGGAAGTTCGAACCATCCGATTTTGAAGAGGTTCTGGAGATAGAGTCAGAGGCATTCTCTGAACATAATCCATTCCTCTACATGAACTTCTATGAAATGAACAGCGAAGGATTCCTCGTTGCCGAATATGAGAACTATATCGTGGGCTTCGTCGTCGGATATGCACTATCCTCAAATGAAGGAAGGATATTCTCCCTCGCTGTGAGAAATGGATACAGAAGCCTTGGGATCGGAGCGAGGTTGATGAGTTCGATCCTGGCAGTTTTCATGACAAAGTTCCTTCAATTTGCAAGCCTTGAAGTAAGGATAACAAATGTCCGTGCCCAGAATTTCTACAGGCGGATGGATTTTCTACCATGCTGGATCGAGCATGGCTATTATTCGGATGGAGAGGATGGCCTGATAATGAAGAAGCGCCTTACTCCCTTTGAACCTGTTTTCCTTGACAGCTCAAAAGGGTCAGCTTCATCGATGAAGAAGCAGGCCTTTGGATTCCCTTACAGGACCTAG
- a CDS encoding UPF0058 family protein, with product MHKDELIQLHTLMAQIKKHFEQMGIHNPLGEYDSLSISPLHVHRSKAEHKHAIFVLGNDIASALSQDDVSGVGRTSSRMQELALKASESVAHTN from the coding sequence ATGCATAAAGATGAATTGATACAATTGCACACATTGATGGCACAGATAAAGAAGCACTTTGAACAAATGGGTATTCACAACCCTTTAGGCGAATATGATTCCCTTTCTATAAGTCCTTTACATGTACACAGGAGCAAAGCTGAACACAAACATGCAATATTCGTTCTCGGTAATGATATTGCCTCTGCACTTTCCCAGGATGATGTATCCGGTGTTGGCAGGACGTCTTCCAGAATGCAGGAACTTGCTTTAAAGGCAAGTGAAAGCGTGGCACATACGAACTAG
- the dnaG gene encoding DNA primase DnaG yields MQNADTTKYIIHSKINADGIIERPDIVGAIFGQTEGLLGSDLDLRDLQKTGRIGRIEVVVSAKAGKTRGTILIPSSLDKVETSILAASLETIDRVGPCSAKIEISHIEDVRATKRHQIIERAKFIFKGMFDENLPESQEIADEVRQSVRIEEMQYFGKNKIPCGPAVFDSDAIVVVEGRADVLNLLKYGIKNTICVGGTNVPPEVAELTKKKDTVTAFTDGDRGGELIIKELVQVANIDFIARAPDGKSVEDLVQKEIVRSLRQKVPVEQVIDKYLVKDKNGQNDNGGRAPRLSKRKDRRAAPAPDIKRVGSPKVSRPSREPSREPSREPSRESSKPARGRDSRRDSRRETGIEAPEEEKPVEAKSKKPVSPENKRFKTHASDLLGTFSARFLDGKDNVVNETAVRDLVSTLKDYEDEVKTVVFDGVVTQRILDIAADKGIERLVGAKVGNVTKRPASVKVLTASSL; encoded by the coding sequence ATGCAAAATGCAGATACTACAAAATATATAATTCACTCTAAGATCAATGCAGATGGAATAATAGAACGCCCTGATATAGTTGGTGCGATCTTTGGCCAGACCGAGGGTTTGCTTGGTTCCGATCTGGATCTCCGCGACCTTCAGAAGACAGGAAGGATCGGCAGGATCGAGGTTGTGGTCAGTGCAAAGGCTGGTAAGACCAGAGGTACTATTCTTATTCCATCAAGTCTCGATAAAGTAGAGACCTCCATACTTGCAGCATCCCTGGAAACCATAGACAGGGTAGGACCCTGCAGTGCCAAGATCGAGATAAGCCACATTGAGGATGTAAGGGCAACAAAGAGGCACCAGATCATCGAGAGGGCAAAGTTCATCTTCAAGGGTATGTTCGATGAGAACCTCCCGGAGTCCCAGGAGATAGCTGATGAGGTACGTCAGTCCGTAAGGATCGAGGAAATGCAGTACTTCGGTAAGAACAAGATCCCATGTGGACCGGCAGTATTCGATTCCGACGCGATCGTCGTTGTAGAGGGCCGTGCAGATGTCCTGAACCTTTTGAAATACGGTATCAAGAACACCATCTGTGTAGGTGGTACCAACGTTCCTCCTGAGGTTGCGGAACTCACCAAGAAGAAGGATACAGTAACTGCGTTCACTGATGGTGACCGTGGAGGGGAACTTATCATCAAGGAACTTGTGCAGGTAGCAAACATTGATTTCATCGCAAGGGCACCTGATGGGAAGAGCGTTGAGGATCTCGTACAGAAAGAGATCGTGAGGTCACTCAGGCAGAAGGTTCCTGTGGAACAGGTGATCGATAAGTATCTTGTCAAGGACAAGAACGGACAGAACGACAATGGTGGGCGTGCACCTCGTCTTTCAAAGCGCAAGGACAGAAGGGCTGCACCAGCGCCTGATATTAAACGTGTAGGTAGTCCCAAGGTTAGCAGGCCTTCAAGAGAACCTTCAAGGGAACCTTCAAGAGAACCTTCAAGAGAATCTTCAAAGCCTGCAAGGGGAAGAGACTCCAGAAGGGATTCCAGAAGGGAAACTGGCATTGAAGCACCAGAAGAAGAAAAGCCAGTGGAAGCAAAGTCTAAGAAACCTGTATCTCCTGAGAACAAGAGGTTCAAGACACATGCATCCGACCTGCTTGGTACTTTCAGTGCTCGATTCCTTGATGGCAAGGACAATGTTGTCAATGAGACTGCTGTTCGTGACCTTGTAAGCACGCTGAAGGATTATGAGGATGAGGTTAAGACCGTTGTCTTTGACGGCGTGGTCACTCAGAGGATCCTTGATATTGCAGCAGATAAAGGAATAGAGCGTCTGGTCGGTGCCAAGGTGGGCAATGTGACCAAAAGGCCCGCTTCTGTCAAAGTTCTGACTGCCTCCTCATTGTAA
- a CDS encoding FAD-dependent oxidoreductase — protein MQENEHKKGKVIIVGAGAVGMAVATSLTRHSNYSITVFSTDKHTAYSQCGMPFAIGGQIDSLDSLILRDPQTFRDMGIDLRLGTKVDSIDLKGRCIISAGETYPFDKLVIATGSTPEIPSIPGATLENVFTLRTLSDAKKIDQALNDVTRAIIIGGGSIGAELAAATSRRNIDTTLINRSPSILSHNIDPDMADPVQEHLESLGVKVITGYVPESINGKNKVESVTITSTAFPADLVIIATGVSPENELASEAGIDIGETGGIIVDRYLHPSVGGEYDQDIYCGGECTEVHELITGKAMLSQVASTARRMAGIITNNLTSEPMEFDPILNPWVALIGEIQAGTTGITSKTAMENNIKIVTGIATGSTRASYYPGGRDIFIKLIFIDRYLAGAQVVGGGGVKERIDALTLAIKKRTTVDELANIETCYAPPLAMLIDPVSFAAKGALKKMRNRKK, from the coding sequence ATGCAGGAAAATGAGCACAAAAAAGGGAAAGTAATAATAGTAGGTGCCGGTGCAGTTGGCATGGCCGTTGCCACAAGCCTCACACGCCACAGTAACTATTCCATAACTGTCTTTTCCACGGATAAGCACACAGCATACAGCCAGTGTGGAATGCCATTCGCCATAGGAGGACAGATAGATTCCCTTGATTCACTGATCCTGAGGGACCCACAGACATTCAGGGACATGGGGATCGATCTCAGACTTGGAACAAAAGTCGATTCTATCGACCTTAAAGGAAGGTGCATCATTTCTGCTGGAGAAACATATCCTTTTGATAAACTTGTCATTGCCACAGGCTCCACACCAGAGATACCTTCCATCCCGGGTGCCACACTGGAGAATGTCTTCACTCTGAGAACACTGTCTGATGCAAAGAAAATAGACCAGGCATTGAATGATGTAACCAGAGCGATCATAATAGGAGGAGGGTCCATAGGTGCAGAGCTGGCAGCAGCCACTTCCCGGAGGAACATCGATACCACACTTATCAACAGAAGTCCATCGATCCTCTCACATAATATAGACCCCGATATGGCAGATCCTGTACAGGAACACCTGGAATCCCTGGGGGTGAAGGTCATAACAGGCTACGTACCGGAATCCATAAATGGGAAAAATAAGGTCGAATCCGTCACTATCACCTCCACCGCGTTCCCTGCAGACCTCGTAATAATAGCCACTGGCGTCAGCCCTGAGAATGAACTGGCATCTGAAGCAGGCATAGATATTGGAGAGACTGGTGGGATAATAGTTGACAGATACCTGCATCCTTCTGTTGGAGGAGAATACGACCAGGACATATACTGTGGCGGAGAATGCACAGAGGTCCATGAACTGATCACAGGAAAAGCGATGTTGAGCCAGGTAGCAAGCACTGCGAGAAGAATGGCAGGTATCATTACCAACAATCTGACATCAGAGCCAATGGAATTCGACCCCATTCTGAATCCCTGGGTAGCCCTTATAGGAGAAATTCAGGCAGGGACCACAGGGATCACTTCAAAGACCGCGATGGAAAATAACATTAAGATAGTAACAGGAATAGCCACTGGTTCTACACGTGCAAGTTATTATCCAGGCGGACGTGATATTTTCATCAAGCTCATATTCATTGACAGATATCTGGCAGGAGCACAGGTAGTTGGAGGCGGGGGAGTCAAAGAGCGAATTGATGCACTCACACTCGCCATAAAGAAAAGGACAACTGTAGATGAACTGGCAAATATCGAAACATGCTATGCACCTCCCTTAGCAATGCTCATAGACCCTGTGAGTTTCGCTGCAAAAGGTGCACTTAAGAAGATGCGCAACAGAAAGAAATGA
- the rtcA gene encoding RNA 3'-terminal phosphate cyclase: MIEIDGSYGEGGGQILRTAVALSAIINEDVTIKDIRRNRPKEGLKPQHLKSIETAGLICNADIKGLFPGSTKIYFSPSEIEGFQKDIHIGTAGSIPLLMQTIMPIAAYSSGKTELRITGGTDVAWSPSVDYVKEVTLKALSEMGYKAGIETIGRGYYPKGGGTATIGIMPSVLKGHHFKEHNVPPQVSGVSHCSNLPEHVAKRQADSARSLLEENGIETDIKVETGKFLSTGSGITLWSDLTGSVSIGKRGLPAEKVGARAAQVLLEEILSPASVDIHLADQLIPYMGLAGKGSFTAREITQHCLTNIHVTEQMLDVKFSINKINDRSKSKKEGVFEVVVE; encoded by the coding sequence ATGATAGAGATAGATGGTTCCTATGGTGAAGGCGGAGGACAGATACTCAGAACAGCTGTAGCTCTCTCCGCGATCATCAACGAAGATGTAACTATAAAGGATATACGCCGTAACCGACCAAAGGAAGGGCTCAAACCACAACATCTAAAATCCATAGAAACTGCTGGCCTTATTTGCAATGCCGATATCAAGGGACTTTTTCCTGGTTCCACAAAGATATACTTTTCTCCATCGGAAATAGAGGGGTTTCAAAAAGATATCCATATCGGTACAGCAGGGAGTATTCCTCTCCTAATGCAGACCATTATGCCCATAGCCGCCTATTCCTCCGGTAAGACAGAACTGAGAATTACAGGCGGTACCGACGTTGCATGGTCCCCTTCTGTGGACTATGTTAAAGAAGTGACCTTAAAGGCGCTTTCAGAAATGGGATACAAAGCAGGAATTGAGACCATAGGACGTGGTTACTACCCTAAGGGAGGAGGAACTGCGACGATAGGGATCATGCCTTCTGTTCTTAAAGGACACCATTTTAAGGAACATAACGTTCCACCGCAAGTTTCAGGGGTATCGCATTGTTCCAACCTGCCGGAACATGTTGCAAAGAGACAGGCGGATTCTGCAAGATCCTTACTCGAAGAGAATGGTATTGAAACAGATATAAAGGTAGAAACAGGAAAGTTCCTCTCAACAGGAAGTGGCATAACACTCTGGTCTGACCTTACAGGTTCCGTAAGCATAGGGAAGAGAGGCTTGCCTGCTGAAAAGGTCGGTGCCCGGGCTGCACAGGTGCTGCTCGAGGAGATACTATCCCCTGCGTCAGTTGACATTCACCTTGCAGACCAGTTGATACCTTACATGGGACTTGCAGGGAAAGGATCGTTCACTGCAAGAGAGATCACTCAGCACTGCCTTACGAACATCCATGTGACAGAGCAGATGCTCGATGTGAAGTTCAGTATCAATAAGATCAACGATAGGAGCAAAAGCAAAAAAGAGGGAGTTTTCGAAGTAGTTGTGGAATGA
- a CDS encoding RNA 2'-phosphotransferase, producing the protein MIRKCKEHGYFRGEECPDCGEEGRYVLDDDREERLGRFVSGALRHFPDDVGIEMDQQGWVDLDQLCEVMKRRYKWGTMERLVSLVESDKKGRYEIDDGYIRARYGHSVDVDLISDYPANELDYLYYGVSQEEADMLLDNGIYPIRQTYVHLSTSFDKSMEAASVHTDSPVIIEVDAVNAQQDGVDIVTVNNDIVLARGIPPEYLTVVEDE; encoded by the coding sequence ATGATCCGTAAATGTAAAGAGCATGGCTATTTCAGGGGAGAGGAATGCCCTGATTGTGGAGAAGAAGGACGTTATGTCCTGGATGATGATCGGGAAGAACGTCTTGGGAGGTTTGTTTCCGGTGCATTGAGGCATTTCCCTGATGATGTAGGTATCGAGATGGACCAACAGGGATGGGTGGATCTTGATCAGCTCTGCGAGGTCATGAAAAGGCGTTACAAATGGGGTACCATGGAGCGCTTGGTCTCACTTGTCGAATCTGACAAAAAGGGACGCTATGAGATAGATGACGGTTACATCAGAGCAAGATACGGTCATTCGGTAGATGTTGATCTTATCTCAGATTATCCTGCAAACGAGCTGGACTACCTGTATTATGGTGTCAGCCAGGAAGAAGCGGACATGTTGCTGGATAATGGTATCTATCCTATCAGACAGACGTATGTACACCTGAGCACCTCTTTTGACAAGTCAATGGAAGCAGCTTCGGTTCACACCGACAGTCCTGTGATAATCGAGGTAGATGCTGTCAATGCTCAGCAGGATGGTGTGGATATCGTTACTGTGAACAATGATATCGTCCTTGCAAGGGGCATCCCGCCGGAGTATCTCACAGTAGTAGAGGATGAATAA